Proteins encoded together in one Jaculus jaculus isolate mJacJac1 chromosome 7, mJacJac1.mat.Y.cur, whole genome shotgun sequence window:
- the LOC101600381 gene encoding alpha-endosulfine-like translates to MSQTQEEENPAEETGEEKQDTQEKEGILPETAEEAKLKAKYPSLGQKPRGSDFLLKRLQKGQKYFDSGDYHMAKAKMKNKQLPSAVADRSRVTGDHIPTPQDLPQRKSSLVTSKLEGGQVE, encoded by the coding sequence ATGTCCCAGACACAAGAAGAGGAAAACCCTGCGGAGGAGACGGGCGAGGAGAAGCAGGACACGCAGGAGAAAGAAGGCATTCTCCCTGAGACAGCTGAGGAGGCAAAACTAAAGGCCAAATATCCAAGCCTAGGACAAAAGCCCAGAGGCTCCGACTTCCTCCTGAAGAGGCTCCAGAAAGGTCAAAAGTATTTTGACTCAGGAGACTACCACATGGCTAAAGCCAAGATGAAGAACAAGCAGCTGCCCAGTGCAGTTGCAGACAGGAGCCGGGTGACTGGTGACCACATCCCCACCCCTCAGGACCTCCCCCAGAGAAAGTCCTCGCTCGTCACCAGCAAGCTGGAGGG